The Hevea brasiliensis isolate MT/VB/25A 57/8 chromosome 9, ASM3005281v1, whole genome shotgun sequence nucleotide sequence TGGTCGTAAGAACGGAATAAATTGGATTTGTCAGACGTATTCTAATACCTGAGAGACACTTTTCTTAACAATCTTGTAACCATAAATCCATGGGCATTGTAGAAAGATAATTGGAATTTTCTTTGAATTTGAAGTTGTTTGCTAACATCTttgtttcttcctttcttttttttaatctatCTTTTTTGTTACTGTGACACAGGAGATGAAATGACTCGGGTTTTCTGGAAATCAATCAAGGATAAGGTAGTTTAGTCTTACTTTTGCATTTTCTCTTCTAAATCTAGCTTTCTGGTCTAAGGATTTTTCAAATTGCTtacctttcatatatatatatatatatatatatatatatatatatatatatatatatatattaaacataTCTGCAGCTTATTTTCCCCTTTTTGGAGTTGGACATAAAATACTTTGACCTTGGCCTTCCCCATCGTGATGCCACTGATGATAAAGTTACAGTTGAAAGTGCAGAGGCTACCCTTAAGTAAGGGTTTTTACATAACTTTATGAATTCCGTACTAATGAAAATTATTCCTCTGAGTAAGATTGGTATTTTGGAAGTCCTACTATCATTTGTCTTGGTACCTTTGCTAAATGAGCGATGCATATTTGTTGTTCATTCTGTAGTATTTTCAATCTGTTTGAGCATTGTTATGCTGATAAACTCTGATATTTTGGTTCTAATTTCAGGTACAATGTTGCAATTAAGTGTGCAACAATAACTCCTGGTATACTTTCATTTGGTCTAGATGCCTGAATCATTGGATTTAATGTGCATGGTAATATTCTTTTCCAAAAGCATATGAAAACAAACATTGCAATCTGATTTTTTATGACAGATGAAGCTCGTGTGAAGGAGTTTAACTTGAAGCAGATGTGGAAAAGTCCAAATGGCACAATTAGGAACATTTTAAATGGTCAGTGAACTTGCACTTATGATGTTTGGAAATTCGAACTAGTCCAATTGGTCCATGACTGGTTATTGTGGTCTGTTTTTTCTACAGGCACTGTTTTTAGAGAACCTATTATTTGCAAGAATGTCCCCCGGCTTATCCCTGGTATTTTTCCAGTTTCGCTAACATTGCAATCTTTGCTTTCAATAGTGGACTGGAGCTAACTGGTCGTGCTGTTTTTTCAGGTTGGTCAAAGCCAATTTGCATTGGAAGGCATGCTTTTGGTGATCAATATCGAGCAACTGATACAGTTATTAAAGGCGCTGGCAAACTCAAGTTGGTTTTTGGTAAACTTTTTCTATTGCTTGTTGGCTTGGATTAAAAATGTATAAATAATTCTCTGATTTTTATAATAAAGTCAGTAAAATACTGCAGTACCTGAAGGACAGGACGAGAAGACAGAGTTAGAGGTTTTCAACTTTACAGGTGCTGGGGGGGTGGCATTATCGATGTATAACACTGATGAGGTATGATTCTACAAATTTCTCAATAACTCTTGCATGGCCAAATTGTAGGCTATTGATTTTTACCTGTTATGTTTGTCTTGGGAATGCAGTCAATCCGTTCTTTCGCTGAGGCCTCTATGAACACAGCTTACCAGAAAAAATGGCCACTTTATCTTAGCACAAAAAATACCATCCTTAAGAAGTATGATGGAAGGTATAACACTTCAATCACTATTACTTTTTCCAACTTTAAGCTTATTGTAATTTTATTGGGCCTATGCTTTTTATCTATTGCTATTTAACTAATATTTTATAACTTGTTTATTCAATGAAGATTCAAGGACATTTTTCAGGAAGTCTATGAGGCCAACTGGAAGTCAAAGTATGAGGCTGCCGGAATATGGTGAGTAGCCCAGGATTTTTTATTTAAGACTTGGGATATGTTGGTTTTGTTGGTGTTTATAATGATCTTGTATAATTGAATTGAAAGGTATGAACATCGGCTCATTGATGATATGGTGGCTTATGCTCTCAAGAGTGAAGGTGGTTATGTTTGGGCATGCAAGAACTATGATGGAGATGTGCAGAGTGATTTCTTGGCCCAAGGTACGTCATATGTGTCATAAACTGTGAACAGCCTGATGAGTAAGCATATGGAAACTTCTGTATTTTGTCTTTAGCTCACTGGAAAGTTGAACCTTGAGATGGATGCTGCATTTGTTTTACTGCTTTATTTGTTTTCCCTTTACAAGCAAAAATCTGCTTGATATTAATTTCTGGCTGTATGTTCATTTTCCTTAGAAGTGAAAGTTGTGAATTAACTTCTGATTACAATTTTACAGGTTTTGGATCGCTTGGATTGATGACATCCGTACTGGTAATTTTAGATCAACAGTCTCTCTCTATTAATTGTGTATCCCTTTGTTGGTATTTTGTAGTTGGCCTTTGTTTTAGAATTGATAGTTACGTTCCTTTTTTTACTTCTATAAACTCTCACAGGCGCACTCTAGTAGTGGTGGCCAATGAGTGGAACCGGACCAGAACTGACAGTTGCAGTTCTAGTTCTGGTTTGATCAAATTTCATGGTTGaattttttccaatttttttaaatagaaaaaaaCCGGTTTTGAGCCAACCGGATGGTTCTGGTCTGGTTCAAAGCCAGTTTTGGTCAAAACGGTTTTGACTGGTTTCGGTTCTGAGTTGGAATTGGAATGGTCTGGTTCCGGTTCTGAACTGGCCTCTGGCCAGGTCTACACTCCAGTAATAATGCTTTCCATTGTGTTGCAGATGTATAGCCAAATAACATTGATCTTATCACTGAAACATCACATCTTAGCATAGAACATTAAAGTGTATATTTAAACTATTTTTAATGAAAAGGTGGTAAAGTATTTTAATGTTTTATTATATGAGGGTGCTGAAGCAAGAATTAGCATAGTGAAGGGGAGACTGAGATGAATGGTCAGGAGATAAGATTATACGGTGCAGAAGCACAATAACAAGGGATTTCAGCTTGCGCAAGGAGTTAAACTAGCTTCAGCCCACCATCCACTCTGTCTCTGTGCGTCTCTGTGTATTCTTGTACTTAACTTGCCAACTCTTGTATGGATTCAGGTGTGCCCAGATGGAAAGACTATTGAAGCGGAGGCAGCCCATGGTACAGTCACTCGACATTACAGGGTTCATCAGAAAGGTGGTGAAACCAGCACAAACAGTATAGCTTCTATCTTTGCTTGGTCACGAGGTCTTGCACACAGGTTACTTGCTACATTATTGTGATTCCTATTGGGTCCTTAAAGTTTGTGTAT carries:
- the LOC110637617 gene encoding isocitrate dehydrogenase [NADP] produces the protein MAFEKIKVANPIVEMDGDEMTRVFWKSIKDKLIFPFLELDIKYFDLGLPHRDATDDKVTVESAEATLKYNVAIKCATITPDEARVKEFNLKQMWKSPNGTIRNILNGTVFREPIICKNVPRLIPGWSKPICIGRHAFGDQYRATDTVIKGAGKLKLVFVPEGQDEKTELEVFNFTGAGGVALSMYNTDESIRSFAEASMNTAYQKKWPLYLSTKNTILKKYDGRFKDIFQEVYEANWKSKYEAAGIWYEHRLIDDMVAYALKSEGGYVWACKNYDGDVQSDFLAQGFGSLGLMTSVLVCPDGKTIEAEAAHGTVTRHYRVHQKGGETSTNSIASIFAWSRGLAHRAKLDENERLLDFTQKLEAACIGTVESGKMTKDLALIIHGPKVTRDQYLNTEEFIDAVAAELKAKLGIKP